CCTCTGTGAATGCTAAAAAGTAAGAATATGAAATTTTCATATGAATGATCTTGACAAAGTGAGGCCGAGGGGTGCTATATGAGGTCAAAGTAAACTTTAAGTAGGATTTTAGTGATGGCAAAGCCAAATTCAATCAAAATCAAATTGCTGAGCTCTGAAGGAACGGGTTATTTTTATGTAACAAAGAAAAATCCCCGTACAAAAACTGAAAAGCTTGAAATGATGAAATACGATCCAATCTTGCGTAAGCGAGTCTTGTTCAAAGAAACAAAAATTAAATAGCAAAATCATTGAGATTTTAAGATTTCTTAGGCCTCCTTTTGGGGGCCTTTTTACTTTTAGGTCTCTGAAATGAGCGTTTGGTATCTTTCATTTCAGGGCTCTTTTGATAGGGAGCCATAGATACTAAGATCTGTCCTGTTAAGGGGTTGGTCTCCTCGAGCAAAACCTTCACAGAATCGCCCAGTGTAAATATCTTTTTATAGCGACGACCGACTAAACGATGGTTACTTTCATCAAAAACGTAATAATCATCAGGGAGTTTACGTAATGGCAAAAAACAATCAGCGCCATTTTCTTTTAATGACACAAAAAGAGCGAAGTTTGTTACGCCACTAATAACTCCTTCAAATACTTGGCCGATTTTTTCACTCAAATAAGCTGAGAGATAACGTTCTGATGTGGATCTTTCTGCTTCTGCAGCTTGACGCTCAGTAAAGGAAATGTGTTCCGCAATAGCTTCAAATTGTTTCATGGTATAGCTGAATTTAGCTTCTTTATCTAACTTGAGCGATTTGATAAGAGCACGATGTACGAGAAGATCTGCATAGCGTCGAATAGGTGACGTAAAATGACAATAAGATCTTAAGTTTAGCCCAAAGTGTCCAATATTTTTAGGGCTATAGATGGCTTGAGATTGAGTTCTTAAAACCAATGTATTGATCATCGTATCCATGGGAGTTGATGCGGCTTTTTCCAACATATAATTGAAAGTCTTTGGGAGAATAACGCTGCCTTTAGGAAGAGCAAAACTTGTACCTTTCAAAAATTCACGTAGAGCTTCAATTTTTTCAAGTGTTGGAGAATCATGAACACGATACATGGCTAGAAAGCCTTTTTGTTCTAAAGTTGTCGCAGCCGCGACGTTGGCAAGAATCATATAATCTTCAATTAAACGGTGACTTGTAAGCCTTGGACGCATAATAATCTTTTCAACAGCACCATTATTATTAATAAGGACCTGCCTTTCAGGGACATTGAGTTCAAGAGGGGCTCGATGTTCACGAGCTTTTTCTAAACAAAAGTAAGCTGCATAAAGAGGCCTAACAATTTTTTCAACAATATCTTTTGGTAAAGCAGTTTCATCACCATCATAAGCCCGCTGAGTTAGTTTATATGTTAAGCGCGCATAAGAACGCATAAGTCCTCGAACAAATTTATGACGAATGAGTTGACCCTTACTATTAATCCACAAATGAACCGCGAGACAGGCACGATCTTCTTCAGGTTTTAGAGAGCATAATCCATTAGAGAGTTCTTCGGGTAGCATGGGAATAACACTATCTGGAAAATAGACGGAATTCCCTCGTTCATAAGCCTCTTTATCTAGTTGATCTTCTTCGTGGACATAATAACTAACATCAGCAATCGCAACAATCAGATGCCAACCATCTGGATTTTTAGGATCAAGGTCTTTTTCTGCAAAAACAGCATCATCAAAATCTCGAGCATCTTCGTCATCTATTGTTACAAGAGGAATGTTTCTCAAATCTTCTCGGCCTTTAAGTTGAGGAATGGTAGCTTTTTCAGCCAGGTCCAAAGCGTCTTTCGAAAACTTGTAGGGTAAATCATAGGTGTGGATTGCAATGAGACTAAAAGATTTAGGTTTTTTGATTGACCCTATAATGCGAATAATACGACCTTTCGGTAACGCTCTGTTGGGCGAAGGGATGAGCTCTACTTCAACCAAATCACCTTCATGAGCATTAAAGGTATAAAGTTTATCAATTAAATAACGATTTTTGTCTTGTCGATCGGTTGGGATCACCATGCCGCCTTTCCCCGGGCGTTCTTCATAAACACCAATCGTTTTGCTAAGAGTTTCTTCTAGCTTGCGAAAAATATGGCCATGGAAAACAGTGTCGTGAATTTTATAAATACGTGCCAAGACTCGATCACCGACTCTAATCTTAGCACTAGCTCCACGAGGGCCACGACCTGAGACAATAAAAAGAGAAACAGAGGCATGTTCAAGTTCTGGACTTTTTGTTAAGGGGCGTGCCTTAAATTCGCCATCACTTTCAATACTAATAATTTCAAATGATGAAAACTCAGGTGTACTTTCTATGGCGTAGGATTTACCCTTTTTGATTAGGCTGCCGTCTTGCCAAAGTTGCTTGAGTAAGGCTTTAAGGGTAATGCGATCTTGTCCCTTGATTCCAAAAGCACGTGCAATTTCACGACGAGACACATTACTAGCGCCTTGCGCTGAAAGGTATTCAAGAAGTGCTTCACGAGTTAAAGAGCTTTTCTTTTTTATCAAATCTTTATTTCTTTTTCTTCGACTTTTTGACAGGTGCTTTTGCGCGAGGTCTCTTCGGTTTTGATTTAGCAATCTCAAGGACCGCTAATGCCTCATCAAGTGTTACTGTCATAACATCATAATCCTTACCTAAGGATGTAAAACTATTATTGTGTTTGATATAAGGTCCAAAACGACCAATACCAACTGTCACAGGTTCCTTTGTCTCAGGATGATTCCCCAAAGTTCGAGGTAATGCTCCCACCGCTAGAGCTTCATCTAAGGTAATCGTTTGAGGATTCGCTCCCTTTGGTAACGCTAAACGTTTGGGCTTCTCTTTTTTATTTTTAGTAACAGTTTTTAAGGCCCATTCAAGATAAAAACCATAAGGACCTTTTTTCACAGATACATCTGTATCTGTTTTAGGGTCAAGACCGAGAACACGTGTTTCAAAAGTTTCTTTTTGTGCGTCTTCTAAGTTACTTGTTTGCTCAGAGTCACGTTTTACAAGTTGTCGTGTGTAATTACACTCTGGATAATTTGAGCAACCTACGAAAGCACCATATTTTCCTAGTTTAAGACTTAGTTCACCGTTGCTACATTTGGGACATGCGTAGTGCCCATCTCTTTGATCCTCACCCGCAAAAATAAAAGCAGAAAGGTCTTGATTAAGACGATTAATTACATCAGTAATTTTCAAATCTTTTGCTTGAAGAAGCGCCTGATGAAATGCATGCCAAAAATTCCTTAGAACATCAAGACGGGTTTCTTTACCGTTTGCGATTTCATCTAGATGCTCTTCTAGCTTTGCCGTAAAATCATATTCAACGTATTGTTTGAAATAACCTTCAAGAAATGCAGTGACTAGTCTTCCCAAAGGTTCAGGAACCATCTGACGTTTTTCAATGTGAACATATTTACGATCAACTAACGTAGACAGAATGC
The sequence above is drawn from the Candidatus Nucleicultrix amoebiphila FS5 genome and encodes:
- the rpmG gene encoding 50S ribosomal protein L33 — protein: MAKPNSIKIKLLSSEGTGYFYVTKKNPRTKTEKLEMMKYDPILRKRVLFKETKIK
- the rnr gene encoding ribonuclease R; protein product: MIKKKSSLTREALLEYLSAQGASNVSRREIARAFGIKGQDRITLKALLKQLWQDGSLIKKGKSYAIESTPEFSSFEIISIESDGEFKARPLTKSPELEHASVSLFIVSGRGPRGASAKIRVGDRVLARIYKIHDTVFHGHIFRKLEETLSKTIGVYEERPGKGGMVIPTDRQDKNRYLIDKLYTFNAHEGDLVEVELIPSPNRALPKGRIIRIIGSIKKPKSFSLIAIHTYDLPYKFSKDALDLAEKATIPQLKGREDLRNIPLVTIDDEDARDFDDAVFAEKDLDPKNPDGWHLIVAIADVSYYVHEEDQLDKEAYERGNSVYFPDSVIPMLPEELSNGLCSLKPEEDRACLAVHLWINSKGQLIRHKFVRGLMRSYARLTYKLTQRAYDGDETALPKDIVEKIVRPLYAAYFCLEKAREHRAPLELNVPERQVLINNNGAVEKIIMRPRLTSHRLIEDYMILANVAAATTLEQKGFLAMYRVHDSPTLEKIEALREFLKGTSFALPKGSVILPKTFNYMLEKAASTPMDTMINTLVLRTQSQAIYSPKNIGHFGLNLRSYCHFTSPIRRYADLLVHRALIKSLKLDKEAKFSYTMKQFEAIAEHISFTERQAAEAERSTSERYLSAYLSEKIGQVFEGVISGVTNFALFVSLKENGADCFLPLRKLPDDYYVFDESNHRLVGRRYKKIFTLGDSVKVLLEETNPLTGQILVSMAPYQKSPEMKDTKRSFQRPKSKKAPKRRPKKS